Proteins from one Pirellulales bacterium genomic window:
- a CDS encoding SDR family NAD(P)-dependent oxidoreductase, which translates to MSPHIRPPAAKTVSTAQALILSARSWPALRALAQRYADCLASSAAPEFADLCFTAAVGRTRFRHRVAIVAGTPQTALARLRVVADCEVPRADESAGIFCAHLERQAAVADRLSPQSRQRLEHLDAASVARLQELVPGEALVGSGAQSAALSHDVGAAPNPTALVTLLAALDVAGAEVDWRHWYGSERRRRVPLPTYPFEREPLWIEPLSLPDATAGEPAAVPAGVASGEADSLAGWFQEIVWRPAPPGARRDLPQGPYLLFADELGVGAALAGGLRAAGRRVVEVHPGRAFRRVAQDVYTLNPARGGDYRSLFVALDESTVSVSVLIHLGSLRSEPLAGSLADLHGRLADGVESLFHLHGQLAERDRPCEVLIVTGHAQGIGPEGEVACPDGAALAAFARSIPLETPQLATRTIDLVPGAEPQELAAWIEAELGQQPGLRDVAYRSHARLVPAIVPVDLATEPTDRSPSIRAGGVYLITGGQGEIGLALAHRLAAQAPGIKLVLANRKSLDESPDGGRRRERIATLAALGAEVWPVACDVTDARAVAELLAQIEERFGALHGVIHAAGSLQDGMLWSRTLDEVRSVMSAKVDGAWLLHELAQGSSLDFFVCCSSTAGFAPLAGQASYAAASAFLDGLALARRALGFPALSIDWGFWGDTSAAAPERYRRFVEAHGVRPIATAQGVAAFETALHLGRARLAVFPPPVAATPAIASVQPDLADPRPGAGDAHWAQVVLAGRLASHRAAEPLLPRLPEFARQGEAIDRLVARYVAAAFRQLRLFGRRGRAWRLEELVERARLVGNYPRLLPRLLAILVEDQWLQHTEAGFVRMRSWAQLDPRAGGQRLRRRYPAARPQLELLTACGEHLAQVLTGQVDPLDLLFPGGSLSEAASAIADSPFARFYNELAAAVLQSMLGESQRASGQSSGKIIEIGAGTGGTSCALLPVARAAAWSYCYTDVSTAFLRRAAQQFAGEPRVDFRALDIEQAPADQGFEPGQFDVVVAANVLHATRSLDETLGHVSQLLAPGGWLLLLESTSRSRWGDLTFGLTEGWWRFADRELRTDSPLVDRAQWLALLARHGFAHAVALPDDVPGLEHVGQHLFIASSSQQQSATHSQAGSRAPALRSRKPKRSRRARTPNQQAKRRLHDDAALLARLTDQVRHELSAVLHVSAAKVEQDASFQDQGVDSLLALELIDRLKKSLGLPSLRPAILFQCPTVDELAAHLVGTYGERLEEGERAAASSSASRAVPERAAASAAPAAALSAAPAASVVSGSGVAVIGYALRLPG; encoded by the coding sequence ATGTCGCCCCACATCCGTCCGCCGGCCGCGAAGACGGTATCCACCGCGCAGGCATTGATTTTGTCGGCCCGGTCTTGGCCGGCGCTGCGCGCGCTGGCCCAGCGCTACGCCGATTGCCTGGCGTCGTCGGCTGCGCCGGAGTTCGCCGACCTGTGCTTTACCGCGGCCGTAGGCCGTACTCGCTTCCGGCATCGCGTTGCCATCGTCGCCGGCACTCCCCAGACAGCACTCGCGCGGCTGCGAGTTGTTGCCGACTGCGAGGTGCCCCGTGCCGACGAGTCTGCGGGTATCTTCTGCGCTCATCTCGAGCGGCAAGCTGCAGTTGCCGACCGGCTCTCGCCACAATCGCGACAACGGCTGGAACATTTGGACGCAGCGAGTGTTGCGCGACTGCAGGAACTCGTGCCCGGCGAGGCCCTGGTCGGATCCGGCGCGCAGTCTGCGGCGCTATCGCACGACGTCGGGGCCGCGCCGAATCCGACAGCGCTGGTGACGCTGTTGGCCGCACTCGACGTTGCCGGTGCCGAGGTCGATTGGCGCCATTGGTATGGTTCCGAACGTCGGCGCCGTGTGCCGCTGCCGACGTATCCCTTCGAGCGCGAGCCGCTGTGGATCGAACCCCTTTCCCTGCCCGATGCTACGGCCGGCGAGCCGGCCGCTGTGCCGGCCGGTGTTGCATCCGGCGAAGCGGATTCGCTTGCCGGCTGGTTCCAGGAAATCGTCTGGCGTCCGGCGCCTCCTGGCGCGCGTCGCGACTTGCCTCAGGGTCCCTATTTGTTGTTTGCCGACGAGTTGGGCGTTGGCGCTGCGCTTGCTGGCGGACTGCGAGCCGCTGGCAGGCGCGTCGTCGAAGTCCATCCAGGTCGGGCTTTTCGACGTGTGGCGCAGGATGTGTACACGCTCAACCCGGCTCGTGGTGGCGACTATCGTTCGCTGTTTGTCGCGCTCGACGAATCGACCGTTTCGGTTTCGGTTCTGATTCATCTCGGCAGTTTGCGCAGCGAACCACTGGCCGGGTCGCTAGCCGACTTGCACGGCCGGCTCGCCGATGGCGTCGAATCCCTGTTCCATCTGCACGGCCAGCTCGCCGAACGGGATCGCCCCTGCGAAGTCCTGATCGTCACCGGTCACGCGCAAGGCATCGGTCCTGAGGGTGAAGTCGCTTGCCCCGACGGTGCGGCGCTGGCCGCGTTTGCCCGATCGATTCCGCTCGAAACGCCCCAACTCGCCACGCGCACGATCGACCTGGTCCCCGGCGCCGAGCCACAAGAGCTTGCCGCCTGGATCGAAGCCGAACTCGGCCAGCAACCCGGTTTGCGCGACGTCGCCTACCGCAGCCATGCGCGCTTGGTTCCGGCGATTGTGCCCGTCGATCTGGCGACAGAGCCCACCGATCGTTCGCCTTCGATCCGCGCTGGTGGAGTCTATCTGATTACCGGAGGCCAAGGGGAGATCGGCCTGGCGCTGGCCCATCGGCTCGCCGCCCAGGCCCCCGGCATCAAGCTGGTGCTCGCGAATCGGAAATCACTCGACGAAAGCCCTGACGGGGGCCGCCGCCGCGAGCGCATCGCGACCTTGGCAGCCTTGGGCGCCGAGGTCTGGCCGGTCGCGTGCGACGTCACCGACGCACGCGCAGTCGCCGAGCTGCTCGCCCAGATCGAAGAGCGCTTCGGCGCGCTCCACGGCGTGATCCACGCGGCCGGGAGCCTGCAGGACGGGATGCTGTGGAGCCGCACGCTCGACGAGGTGCGCTCGGTGATGTCGGCCAAAGTCGACGGTGCCTGGCTGTTGCACGAACTCGCGCAGGGTTCTTCGCTGGACTTCTTTGTGTGTTGTTCGTCGACGGCCGGCTTTGCCCCGCTCGCCGGCCAGGCCAGCTATGCGGCCGCCAGTGCTTTTCTCGACGGCCTGGCGCTTGCGCGCCGCGCTCTCGGCTTTCCGGCGCTCTCGATCGATTGGGGTTTCTGGGGAGACACGTCCGCCGCCGCGCCCGAGCGCTATCGTCGATTTGTCGAAGCGCACGGCGTTCGCCCGATCGCCACGGCGCAAGGCGTGGCCGCATTCGAGACGGCGCTCCATCTGGGGCGCGCGCGGCTGGCCGTTTTTCCCCCGCCAGTCGCGGCGACGCCTGCGATCGCTTCGGTCCAGCCAGACCTGGCCGACCCCCGACCGGGCGCCGGCGATGCGCACTGGGCGCAGGTCGTGCTAGCAGGACGACTCGCGTCGCATCGAGCCGCAGAGCCGCTGCTGCCGCGACTGCCCGAGTTTGCCCGCCAGGGAGAGGCCATCGATCGCCTTGTGGCGCGGTATGTGGCCGCTGCATTCCGTCAGCTTCGCCTGTTTGGCCGGCGCGGCCGCGCCTGGCGCCTGGAAGAGCTCGTAGAACGTGCGCGGTTGGTCGGCAACTATCCGCGCCTGTTGCCGCGGCTCTTGGCGATCCTTGTCGAGGACCAGTGGCTGCAGCACACCGAGGCCGGGTTTGTCCGCATGCGTTCCTGGGCACAACTCGATCCGCGCGCTGGCGGTCAGCGCCTCCGGCGGCGCTATCCGGCTGCCCGCCCCCAGCTCGAGCTCTTGACCGCTTGTGGCGAACACCTCGCGCAGGTGCTCACCGGCCAGGTCGACCCGCTTGATTTGCTCTTTCCCGGGGGCTCGCTGTCCGAGGCCGCGTCGGCCATTGCCGATTCGCCCTTTGCTCGGTTCTATAACGAACTGGCCGCCGCCGTGCTGCAGTCGATGCTCGGCGAATCGCAGCGAGCGTCGGGTCAATCCTCCGGAAAGATTATCGAGATCGGTGCCGGCACAGGCGGTACCTCCTGCGCCCTGCTTCCGGTCGCCCGGGCCGCTGCCTGGTCCTACTGCTACACCGACGTGTCGACGGCCTTTCTGCGTCGCGCTGCCCAACAGTTTGCGGGCGAGCCGCGAGTGGATTTCCGCGCGCTCGATATCGAGCAGGCACCGGCCGATCAAGGATTCGAGCCCGGCCAGTTCGATGTGGTCGTGGCGGCCAATGTGCTGCACGCGACCCGCAGCTTGGATGAGACGCTTGGTCACGTCAGCCAGTTACTGGCGCCGGGCGGTTGGCTGTTGTTGCTCGAATCAACCAGCCGCAGCCGGTGGGGCGACCTGACGTTTGGCTTGACCGAAGGCTGGTGGCGCTTCGCCGATCGGGAGCTGCGCACGGATTCGCCGCTCGTCGATCGTGCGCAATGGCTCGCGCTGCTCGCGCGCCATGGTTTCGCTCACGCGGTCGCCTTGCCCGACGACGTGCCCGGCCTGGAGCACGTCGGGCAGCATCTGTTCATCGCCAGCAGCTCGCAACAACAATCTGCGACGCATTCCCAGGCGGGTTCGCGCGCGCCGGCTTTGCGCTCGCGGAAGCCAAAGAGATCTCGTCGGGCTCGCACCCCGAACCAGCAAGCCAAGCGACGCCTGCACGACGATGCGGCTCTGTTGGCCCGGCTGACCGACCAGGTTCGGCACGAGTTGAGTGCCGTCCTTCACGTCTCCGCCGCGAAGGTTGAGCAAGACGCGAGCTTTCAGGATCAAGGCGTCGATTCGCTCTTGGCCTTGGAACTGATCGACCGCTTGAAGAAGTCGTTGGGCCTGCCGTCGTTGCGGCCTGCAATCTTGTTCCAGTGCCCAACGGTTGATGAGCTGGCGGCGCATCTGGTGGGGACGTATGGGGAGCGGTTGGAGGAGGGGGAGCGTGCTGCGGCTTCGAGTTCGGCTTCGCGTGCTGTGCCGGAGCGTGCGGCGGCGTCTGCGGCACCGGCGGCGGCGTTGAGTGCGGCGCCGGCGGCGAGCGTGGTGAGCGGTTCGGGGGTGGCGGTGATTGGTTATGCGTTGCGGCTGCCGGGG